The following coding sequences are from one Achromobacter sp. B7 window:
- a CDS encoding tripartite tricarboxylate transporter substrate binding protein, which yields MFKLTRRGFLAAGTLMMLARPLRAAPKPVTLIVPYAPGGPNDNFARLLAEGMSAQLGVPFIVENKPGANGIIGAAQVARAPADGNTLLMGGSGPVSLNVLLRPNLQYRFDSFASVAMMFDGPLTITVPATMGVNSIAELVAYAKKENRALTYGSLGPGSVTDLYGLILAKTLGIPLTAVPYKSTPTSLIDLITGRNDLSYMTPIALADHQKAGAVKILALTTDQRDPGLPDVPSVVELGYPQLKASYWTALHAPKGTPADLIQAYSAAAIKTVQAESFRQMLVANGQTEKAGGPQALDAQLEADRQYWGRVIQENHIVLD from the coding sequence ATGTTCAAGCTCACGCGCCGCGGCTTCCTCGCGGCCGGCACCCTCATGATGCTTGCGCGGCCGTTGCGCGCCGCCCCCAAGCCCGTGACCCTGATCGTGCCCTACGCGCCCGGCGGCCCCAACGACAACTTCGCCCGGCTGCTGGCCGAAGGCATGAGCGCGCAGTTGGGCGTGCCGTTCATTGTTGAAAACAAGCCCGGCGCCAACGGCATCATCGGCGCCGCGCAAGTCGCGCGCGCCCCCGCCGACGGCAACACGCTGCTGATGGGTGGCTCGGGCCCGGTGTCGCTGAACGTCTTGCTGCGTCCCAACCTGCAATACCGGTTCGACAGCTTCGCGTCCGTGGCGATGATGTTCGATGGGCCGTTGACCATCACCGTGCCCGCCACGATGGGCGTCAATTCCATTGCCGAGCTGGTCGCCTACGCCAAGAAGGAAAACCGCGCGCTGACCTATGGTTCGCTGGGGCCAGGCAGCGTCACCGACCTGTACGGCTTGATCCTGGCCAAGACGCTGGGTATCCCGCTGACCGCCGTGCCCTACAAGAGCACACCGACCAGCTTGATCGACCTGATCACCGGCCGCAACGACCTGTCTTACATGACGCCCATCGCGCTGGCCGATCACCAGAAGGCGGGCGCGGTGAAGATCCTGGCGCTGACGACCGATCAGCGCGACCCCGGCCTGCCCGATGTGCCGTCGGTGGTTGAGCTGGGCTATCCGCAGTTAAAGGCCAGCTACTGGACCGCGCTGCACGCGCCCAAGGGCACGCCCGCCGATTTGATCCAGGCGTATTCCGCCGCGGCGATCAAGACGGTACAGGCCGAGAGCTTTCGCCAAATGTTGGTGGCGAACGGGCAGACCGAAAAAGCCGGCGGCCCGCAAGCGCTGGACGCGCAGTTGGAAGCCGACCGCCAATACTGGGGTCGCGTCATCCAGGAAAACCATATCGTGCTGGATTGA
- a CDS encoding DUF6496 domain-containing protein: MPERKTLERAKKDKREGKAASTQAGEFVREEIEHVREGKHGVRSTKQAIAIGLSKARRAGVKATPSKKASAATKHRAKKDTEAAHDGHAKSSTRSHATTKALKKESTKPASRSALSHHASKSAGRRTAADRSAAAKKAAATKGAAGRSAAAKKAAQTRARNKAASGSHHRAAH, translated from the coding sequence ATGCCTGAACGGAAAACCCTGGAACGCGCGAAGAAAGACAAGCGAGAAGGAAAGGCCGCATCTACGCAGGCCGGAGAATTCGTCCGCGAGGAAATCGAGCACGTGCGCGAAGGCAAGCACGGTGTACGTTCCACCAAGCAAGCCATTGCCATCGGACTGTCGAAAGCGCGCCGCGCGGGCGTGAAGGCCACGCCGTCGAAGAAGGCCAGTGCGGCGACCAAGCATCGGGCGAAAAAAGATACCGAGGCCGCGCACGACGGGCATGCCAAGTCGTCCACGCGTTCTCACGCAACGACCAAGGCGTTGAAGAAGGAAAGCACCAAGCCCGCGTCGCGTTCGGCGTTGTCGCATCACGCCAGCAAGTCGGCGGGCCGCCGCACAGCCGCCGACCGCTCGGCAGCAGCGAAGAAGGCCGCCGCAACCAAGGGCGCGGCCGGCCGTTCCGCCGCCGCGAAGAAGGCGGCGCAGACTCGGGCCAGGAACAAGGCCGCATCGGGGTCGCACCACCGCGCGGCGCATTAG
- a CDS encoding LysR family transcriptional regulator has protein sequence MVRFEDLRIFVASADHGSFSGAARELDVSPAVASAALKRLEQTLDARLFVRSTRSLRLTADGERYLEYARSAIATLEAGKNAMARDKTAISGTLSVSIPSDLGRHVLLPWLDDFQTQHPRVSFQVRISDRLADLYRQPVDIAIRYGKPSDSALVALPLAEQNSRVVCASPAYLARHGVPQKPEDLRDHNCLSFVLGETLHDRWAFEHEGTAMTVPIKGDRVGDDGDLVRRWALAGKGVAYKSRYDVLRDLRAGRLVALLPDYATEPSPLYLLCVHRMLLSPAVKRLREFLQERFRQFDAG, from the coding sequence ATGGTGCGGTTTGAAGACCTGCGGATCTTTGTGGCGTCGGCCGATCACGGCAGCTTTTCCGGCGCCGCGCGCGAACTGGACGTGTCGCCCGCCGTGGCCAGCGCGGCGCTGAAACGGCTGGAGCAGACGTTGGACGCGCGCCTGTTCGTGCGGTCCACGCGCAGCCTGCGGCTGACGGCGGACGGCGAGCGCTATCTGGAATACGCGCGCTCGGCCATCGCCACGCTGGAGGCGGGCAAGAACGCGATGGCGCGCGACAAGACGGCGATATCCGGCACGCTGTCCGTCTCCATTCCGTCCGACCTGGGCCGCCACGTGCTGCTGCCCTGGCTGGATGATTTCCAGACCCAGCATCCGCGCGTTAGCTTCCAAGTGCGCATCAGCGACCGCTTGGCCGACCTGTACCGCCAGCCGGTGGACATCGCCATCCGCTACGGCAAGCCCAGCGATTCCGCCTTGGTGGCGCTGCCGCTGGCCGAACAAAACAGCCGCGTCGTCTGCGCGTCACCCGCCTATCTGGCGCGGCACGGCGTGCCCCAGAAACCCGAAGACCTGCGCGACCACAACTGCCTGTCGTTCGTGCTGGGCGAAACGCTGCACGACCGCTGGGCGTTCGAGCACGAAGGCACCGCCATGACGGTACCCATCAAGGGCGACCGGGTGGGCGACGACGGCGATCTGGTGCGCCGCTGGGCGCTGGCGGGCAAGGGCGTGGCGTACAAATCGCGCTACGACGTGTTGCGCGATTTGCGCGCCGGGCGTCTGGTGGCGTTGCTGCCCGACTACGCCACCGAACCCTCACCGCTATACCTGCTCTGCGTGCACCGCATGTTGCTGTCCCCCGCCGTCAAGCGCCTGCGCGAGTTTCTGCAAGAGCGCTTTCGGCAGTTCGACGCGGGGTAG
- a CDS encoding DUF6708 domain-containing protein, whose translation MDGERAEVQPHHAPTLNALNDAYLEISRRSTKMRGLLMFFAIFPICFTLAVLAMACSSWEHGIVFSLQILAPGIMTGAMAYLCIRIDTAIPRDEPVRFNRLRRTVYVYSFEQIWWNPFAKWQVTTKSYDWADLRAEVWRQRGATGQGGLMISWGVSVAVVKPGTNHVIDRFPLSVYQDEGSSWDYVRAYMQYGVDAVPPVREFNDPNEVPSHNLALRLAPKVEWPAAMDVESRTGPA comes from the coding sequence ATGGACGGCGAGCGCGCTGAAGTCCAGCCCCATCATGCCCCTACACTCAACGCGCTCAACGACGCCTATCTGGAGATTTCCCGTCGCTCTACAAAAATGCGCGGGCTATTAATGTTCTTCGCCATCTTTCCAATCTGCTTCACCTTAGCTGTGCTGGCTATGGCCTGTAGCAGCTGGGAGCACGGCATCGTCTTCTCGTTGCAAATCCTGGCACCGGGCATCATGACCGGCGCCATGGCATACCTCTGCATACGCATAGACACCGCCATCCCGCGCGACGAGCCGGTTCGTTTTAATCGTTTACGCCGAACCGTATACGTATACAGCTTTGAACAGATCTGGTGGAATCCATTCGCGAAATGGCAGGTCACTACGAAATCCTACGATTGGGCCGACCTGCGTGCCGAAGTCTGGCGGCAACGGGGGGCCACCGGGCAAGGCGGCTTGATGATTTCGTGGGGCGTATCCGTGGCCGTCGTCAAGCCCGGCACAAACCACGTCATCGACCGGTTTCCTTTAAGCGTCTACCAGGACGAAGGCAGTTCCTGGGATTACGTGCGCGCCTACATGCAGTACGGGGTCGACGCCGTGCCACCGGTACGAGAGTTCAACGACCCTAACGAAGTGCCCTCCCACAACCTGGCGCTTCGTCTGGCGCCGAAGGTCGAATGGCCGGCTGCGATGGATGTGGAATCGCGGACGGGTCCGGCTTGA
- a CDS encoding SDR family NAD(P)-dependent oxidoreductase, whose protein sequence is MNIELNGKKALVTGSSGGIGLAIALGLAEAGAQVVLHGRSADKLAQAAAAIAQKFPAAKVTTVQADLATADGAASIVAAHPDVDILVNNAGFFAPKSFTEITDDDWQHMLDTNVMSGIRLSRYYLPRMIAANWGRIVFISSESAVQIPAEMIHYGVSKTAMLAVSRGLAELTAGTGVTVNAVLPGPTRSEGVSDFFAEMAKEQGVSQDEMERDFIAQHRPTSLLRRLATVDEVANMVVYACSTQASATNGAALRVDGGVVRSIL, encoded by the coding sequence ATGAACATCGAACTGAATGGCAAAAAGGCGCTGGTCACCGGGTCATCCGGCGGTATCGGCCTGGCGATTGCGTTGGGCCTGGCCGAAGCCGGCGCCCAAGTGGTGCTGCACGGCCGCAGCGCCGACAAGCTGGCCCAGGCGGCGGCCGCGATTGCACAGAAATTTCCCGCCGCCAAGGTCACGACCGTGCAGGCCGACCTGGCCACCGCCGATGGCGCCGCGTCCATCGTGGCGGCCCACCCCGACGTGGACATCCTGGTGAACAACGCCGGATTCTTCGCCCCCAAGTCGTTCACCGAAATCACGGATGACGACTGGCAGCACATGCTGGACACCAACGTCATGAGCGGCATCCGGCTATCGCGCTACTACCTGCCCCGCATGATCGCGGCCAACTGGGGCCGCATTGTGTTCATCTCCAGCGAATCGGCGGTGCAGATTCCGGCGGAAATGATCCATTACGGCGTCAGCAAGACGGCGATGCTGGCTGTGTCCCGGGGCCTGGCCGAGCTGACCGCCGGCACGGGCGTCACCGTGAATGCCGTGCTGCCCGGCCCGACGCGCTCGGAAGGCGTGTCCGACTTCTTCGCCGAAATGGCCAAGGAACAAGGCGTGTCGCAAGACGAGATGGAACGCGACTTCATTGCCCAACACCGCCCCACGTCCCTGCTGCGCCGCCTGGCAACCGTGGATGAAGTGGCCAACATGGTCGTCTACGCGTGCTCCACCCAGGCCAGTGCCACCAACGGCGCCGCGCTGCGCGTGGACGGCGGCGTGGTCCGCTCCATCCTCTGA
- a CDS encoding dodecin, with product MSNHVYKQIELVGSSTTSTDDAIAKAIERASETLRNLDWFEVTEVRGHIKDGKVAHWQVGLKIGMRLEGDE from the coding sequence ATGTCGAATCATGTCTACAAGCAAATCGAACTGGTGGGATCTTCCACCACCTCCACCGATGACGCGATCGCCAAAGCGATCGAGCGCGCATCCGAAACCTTACGCAATCTGGACTGGTTTGAAGTCACTGAAGTGCGCGGCCATATCAAGGACGGCAAGGTGGCCCATTGGCAGGTCGGTTTGAAAATCGGCATGCGTCTCGAAGGAGACGAGTAA
- a CDS encoding zinc-binding alcohol dehydrogenase family protein, with protein sequence MKAIAYFKNLPADQADALQDITIDEPTPGNHDLLVDVHAISVNPVDVKIRANRAPKDGKPEIIGWDAAGVVRAVGAKVSLFKPGDRVWYAGAINRPGANSERHVVDERIVGHMPKSLDFAQAAALPLTTITAWELLFDRLRVLDNAAPSQGSLLVVGAAGGVGSILVQLARQLTGLTVIGTASRPETQAWVRELGAHHVIDHSKPLAQELKRIGVPQVSHIAGLTHSDKHFAQLAEAIAPQGKIALIDDPSAIDVRLLKGKSASLHWEFMFARSLHNTPDMIAQHELLNQAARLIDDGTLRTTLGEHYGKINAENLRRAHAFIESGKAQGKVVLEGF encoded by the coding sequence ATGAAAGCCATTGCCTACTTCAAGAACCTGCCGGCCGACCAGGCTGACGCCCTGCAAGACATCACCATCGACGAGCCCACCCCCGGCAACCACGACCTGCTGGTGGACGTGCACGCCATTTCGGTGAACCCGGTCGACGTGAAGATCCGCGCCAACCGCGCGCCCAAGGACGGCAAGCCCGAGATCATCGGCTGGGACGCCGCCGGCGTCGTGCGCGCCGTGGGCGCGAAGGTCAGCCTGTTCAAGCCGGGCGACCGTGTCTGGTACGCCGGCGCCATCAATCGCCCCGGCGCCAACAGTGAACGCCATGTGGTGGACGAACGCATCGTCGGCCACATGCCCAAGAGCCTGGACTTTGCGCAAGCCGCCGCGTTGCCCCTGACGACCATCACCGCCTGGGAACTGCTGTTTGACCGGCTGCGCGTGCTGGACAACGCCGCCCCAAGCCAGGGCAGCCTGCTGGTGGTGGGCGCGGCCGGCGGCGTCGGGTCCATCCTGGTGCAGCTGGCGCGGCAGCTGACGGGGCTGACCGTGATCGGCACCGCGTCGCGGCCCGAGACGCAGGCCTGGGTGCGCGAACTGGGTGCGCATCACGTCATCGACCACAGCAAGCCGCTGGCGCAAGAGCTCAAGCGCATCGGCGTGCCGCAGGTCAGCCACATCGCCGGCCTGACCCATAGCGACAAGCACTTTGCCCAGCTGGCCGAAGCCATCGCCCCGCAAGGCAAGATTGCGCTGATCGACGACCCCAGCGCCATTGACGTGCGGTTGCTGAAGGGCAAATCGGCGTCGCTGCATTGGGAGTTCATGTTTGCGCGTTCGCTGCACAACACGCCCGACATGATCGCGCAGCACGAATTGCTGAACCAGGCGGCCCGGCTGATCGACGACGGCACGCTGCGCACGACGCTAGGCGAGCACTACGGCAAGATCAACGCCGAGAACCTGCGCCGCGCCCATGCCTTTATCGAAAGCGGCAAGGCGCAGGGCAAGGTCGTCCTGGAAGGTTTCTGA